The genomic interval TGTCCGAGtcttctgttcatttttaagCTTGTTGGTTATTTTTACTATTGAAGTCtagcagattaaaaaaaactgtgtttTCGATACAAGTTCTTTGTTGTACATATGTACTAAGAATGTTTTATTCCAAACAATGGTTTGCCTTTTGAGgcacaagattttaaaatttgatgaaatTTATCAATATGGTTAGTGTtttctgttgaataaatatttgtaattttttagagAAGATaatttcctgtattttcttctagataatttaaatttatagttTCTATATTTAGGTATTTTATCCACTTGGCAGGGATATAATTTTCATGTATAATATGAAACGGGGGGGTGAAGCTCATTTTTTTCCCATACGAATATAcagttgttctagcaccatttgttaaaaatattttttttcctgaatattatcTTGGagttttgttgaaaatcaactgaTCCTATGTATGTGGTTCTAGTTCTAGAGCATATTCtattcagttgattttttttttattcgtATGCctataccactttttttttaaaactattgtaGCTATAGATCAAGTCTTAGAATAAGCTACTGTATCTCCATCAACTTTTTCCAGATTGTTTTAACTCTGAGTTTTTTTTGAATTTCTAAAAATGAATTAGAATCAGCTGGTCATTTTGTAGAAACATTTCTGTAGGATTTTGTCTGGCATTGTTTCTGAGTTTATATAGCTATCTGgagatgaataaaatattaatactgaGAGTTTCAATTCAATTGTTTAGGTCTTCTTAAATTTCTCTCAATATTCTTATAATTTTAGCATACAGGTTCTATAGATTTTTATTGAAGTAATTTCTATCAATATTGTAATAATAATAGGATGCTATCACAAATAGTATTTGAATTTTGTGCAAgtgtaaatggtattttaaagaagtttattttccagtttttaagtgaTTAGCATATAGGACCATAGATAATTTTTGGACTTTTTAGCTTCTGATCtctctaattttgtttattaattctaataatttatttgatATGTATTTTATGAATATCTATGTAGTCAAACTACATGCAAATAATGAAagtttttgcttcttcctttccagtcttcATACCTTTTTTCTTATCTATTGCTCTGGTATAAATAGATACAGAAATGGTAagagcagaattttttttccccaccaagATTTTTATTTACCCacctttcttctttctattaACATTATAAACATTGTAGGccaaattattctctttttgaCCCAGGGTTGCGATAGGAACCATCAGGTTACAAAGTGGTGGCAgatctctgcctgcttttatgtttttatggCCCCTCTCAACCTCTGGCTGTCACTTCTCTGTTCTTTCTCAGTTGCCCCTTAACAGTCTATTCCAATCCCTGTAAAACAGGGACTAAAAGTACTAACCTCATTGTTATGAGGTTTAAGAGAAGGACCAGCACTAAGCCAGGCTCTCAGGAAAATTCAAACAACAGATCCTCTTTGCCCTTCAATATAGCTCCTTCTCATCTGTCATGGGCTGAGGAACCACTGGACCTGTCAACCAAGCACACAGGTATAAGTCCACAGACCAGGTGAAGGCCTAGATGGCAAAATACATGGGCTTTGTGACTCCACTACTGACTTTGAGACTAAGGAATGACTGACTTAGTGAACAGTTCCAACACCACCAAGCTCATGGTTCCCTGTGGCTGGGACTTCCATCACCACCCTGGCTTGAGGAGGGGCCTCTCAGTTCCCGCTGCCACTCTTGGAACAGTATGAGGGCTGCAGCAGAAGCCAAAAACTGAGTGACCGGCCCCAGAGAGTTGATGGGGGACACTGACAAACCAATCACAAAGTTGGTGCCGTTTGCTCTTAGGGAGGAGAGGCGGGGCCTGGGCATGGACAGCGGCTGAAAGGTGAAGCGCAGACCGGGTTCCCAGTAGTGGTAGTGATCTGGCTTGAAGGGGCAGTAACAAGACATGCCCAGGTACTGGGCCTGCTTCTCAGTCAGCTTGGTCAACTTCATGTCCAGCTCTCCCAGGTGGGCTTCAGCCACTGACTCATCCAGCTTCTTGGGCAGGAAGTGAACCCTAACAGGGTACTTGTCTGGGTGGGTCCACAGCTGGATCTGCGCTATCACCTGGCTGGTGAAGGAGTTACTCATCACGAAGCTGGGGTGACCGATGGCACAAGCCAGGTTAACCAGCCAACCCTCAGCCAGCAGGATGGTGCAGCGCCCATTTTTCAGCCGGTATGGGTTCACCTGCAGCTTGATGTTCACCTTCTCCACAGTGTTCTTGTTGAGCCACTTGACATCCATCTCCACATCAAAGTATCCAGTGTTACATACAATGGCATCATCCTTCATCTCCTCAAAGTGCTGGCCAAGGATGATGTCAACACAACCTGTGGTGGTGACAAAGACGTGGCCCTCCTGACAGGCCTCATCCATGGTAGTCATCTCATAGCCCTCCATGGCAGCCTGCAGTGACTTGATGGGGTCAATCTTGGTGATGATGATGCTGGCCCTGAAACCCCGCAGGGCCTGGGCACAGCTGTTGCCCACATCGCCATAGCCTGCTGCCACCACTACCTTGCTGGCAATCATCACGTCTGTGGCCTGCTTGATACCATCTATGAGGGGCTCCCACAGCCATAGAGGTTGTCAAACTTGCTCTTGGTGGCAGAGTCATTGACCTCAATGGCAGGCACTTTCAGGATCCCATTGGCCATCATCTTGTACAGGTTGTGGACCCCGATCGTGGTCTCTTCGGATATACCTCGGAAGCTCGGCAGGAGCTGCGGGTACTCGGTGTGGATGAGGTTGTTGAGGTCGCCCCTGTCTTCCAGAATCATGTTGAGGGGCCCGTCCTTGAAGTACATCGTCTGCTCAATGCGCCACAGGTACTCCTCGTCTGTTTCGCCCTTCCAGGCATGCCAGCCTTGGCAATGGCAACACTGGAATGCCGTGCTGGCTGGAATGCCAGCTTTGGCAATGGCAGCAGCCGCATGGTCCTGGGTAGAGAAGATGTTGCAGCTggaccactgcacttcagcaccCAGGGCGATGAGGCTCATTAGGACGGTCGTCTCCACGGCCCTGTGCAGACAGCCAGGGATGCGAGCGCCGTTCAGTGGCTTGGAGGCGGAGTACCACTCCCACATGCGCATCAGGCCCGGCATCTTGTTCTCTGCAATGTCCAGGGCCTTGCATCCTCAGGCAGCGACCTTGTAGGGCAGTTTGTCAGACATGCTGGTGGCGCTCGTGATGGGCACGGGCGAAGGGGGTTGGGCCTCAGTCTGGGGACAGGCACTGGGCGGGCGGCCCCGGGCAGGGCAAGAGCAGACATTCTTGCCTTGCTCATTTGGTCTTGGGGGAAAGAGTTCAATGTTTCAACATtaaatatgatattagctgtaggtttttcatacATGCCCTTTATCAGGTTTGTTGAATGTTGTCACATATTTTTGCTGCATCAATTGAATAACTTATACTTTTTCTAATCTTTTGTTAATGAAGAGAATTCCAACTATTAATTTTTGGATGTTAAAACAAACTTGCATCTTGGGATAAACTCCACTTGGCCATTATgaattatcctttttatatatcattggattttatttcttaatattttgtttaaaaattcctCCATCATGATTGTGGTCtgtgattttttcttgtaatatctttgttaggttttggtatcagagttaTATTATTCATATGAAATGAATTAGAAAGGATTAATTATTTttacacattaaataaaatttatcattgaATACATCTggacttttagtttttaaatttttttgtgggaaAGTTTTATCGTGATTTCTTTAGCAGATAAGtggctattttattttgtgtgtgtgtgtcaatttTGCAAAGTGCATTTTACAATAACTTTATCCAATATATAGTAATTCAAATTCACtgaataaaagtatttttcagtaacatttcattgtgttttttaatgtttctagGACACATAATGATATGCCATCTTTTATTCTTCGGGTTGATAATTtgtgtttccttccttttcatccCCTGGTTCGTCTAGCTAGATATATGCTGTccacttttttttaatccttttgaaattaattttttgtctttttatttacgatgctatttgttttttcctgctATATTAATTTCTGCTCTTCTATTTGTTACTTCTTTCTCTCTGCTTATTCCTTATTTAATTACACTTATTCAGGCTTTTTAAGTGGAAAATCTAGATTGTTGATTTCacatctttctacttttctttatttaaagtgatagatttttacttttataactgTTTTAGCTACATCCTATCCATTTCGTCTTTTGTGTTATCATTTTGGAATAATTCTAAActcacttttgatttttttctttgattcacTGGTTACTTAAAAGAGGGTTATTTTCCATACTTTTGACATTTTTCTGTATATCtcaatgttattgatttttaatttaattttgtggtGTAAgagaacaaatatattttaaataatttcaagtttTCAAAATTTCCTGAGGCTCATGATATATACAGTATAGGGTATATTTTAGTGGATGTTCCATGtgatttgaaaagaatgtgtattttgttcttgtttgggtataatattctattatatcaaattgttttgatttgtttattcaaatattcttATAACTcatactgtgtgtgtatgtgtacttgTTCTATCAAGTACTAAGAGatgtaaaaatattctttcattgctgtcaatttttgcttcatgtattttgaagtttttttattATAGGTATTTAAGATATACACTTAAGATTATTTTGACTCTTTTATCCTTTTGAAATGACCCACTACTTGCCTTGAAGTCTAATTTGTCTGACATTATTACAAATTCACAGGATTTCTTATGGTTAGATTTTGTGTggcatattttgttcattttcttttacttaattttCTTCCCCAGTATGCTGTCAATGTCTTTATTTAAGTCATTGGTAAAAATGTTTAGGCCAGTAACaatgtctcatacctgtaatctcagcactgcgggaagctgaggcaggtggattacttgagaccaggagcttgagaccaggaggttgagaacagcctggctaacattgtgaaaccctgtctctactaaaaatacaaaaattagccaggcatgatggtgtacagctgtggtcccagctacccaggaggttgaggcatgagaattgtttgaacctgggaggcgggggctacagtgagctgaaattgctccactgcactccagcctgggtgacagagaaagactctgtctcaaaaacaaacaaacaaaaaaaggtttaacaGTAGCAAATGTCTTATTATTCCACtcccatttcttcatttatttccccCATTTATTGACTTTTCCCTCCACATTCATACAATGCTAAATTAATGCCAAGGATATTATAAGTACTTAGTATTTATAGctttgagaaacaaaaatatttatagctttgaaaaacaaaatgttcatatgttttcatatatttagcTTTTGTGGTATTTTGCATTCCTTCCTGTAGATTCAATTATCCATCTGGTGTAATTTTCCTTCATCATGAAGAACCTGCATAGCATGTTTTAAATGTTGCATTTATGTTGGCAATAGTCTCCCAGTTTTCATGTATTTAGAATTCTGATttgataattttcttctttttgtcctttaagatgttgttatattttcttcttgtctCTCGTCTCTGATGGGAAATCATCACTCACTTTTATAATTTAtcccctgtattagtctgtcttttctttagctatttttatgagttttttctttatctttgtttaaAGCCATTTTACTATGATACTCttagattgtgtgtgtgttttcaatttATTGTACTTGGTGTTTACTGGCTTTTTTGAACCTCTAAATTGACATTCGTAAtcaattttagaaagtttttattctttctatctctatattctacttctatattttttcatttcttattctttcttattctatattctatttctatattctttcattattttagctattttttcattatttctaaaatgcaatACTATATATTTGACTACTTAATATTGTTACACttcaatcattattttaaatatttttctttctgtgctttaGTTTGAGTGATTTTTACTGTCCTGTTTTAAGTTTATTTGTGTCCAATATGCTCATAAACACATTCAGTGAATACTTTATTTCAGGTATCTATTTTTTAGCATCAGGAttctattttggttttcttttacagTTTGCAAATCTCTCCAGAATTGCTTTGCTCATTATGCTTATCATTTTGTATAGATTCCCATACAAATTTATCAGTCATTTATATGTTCTTATTTTATAATCCTGGCATCCAAACtgtgtatctatttttattaaCTGATTTTCCTCTTGATTATTGGTCTAGAACACATTTTACTGTTTCTTCACatatcttgtaatttttttattgaaaccTGGACATTATGTATAAAGAAAACTAGAGACTGAAGTGGACTATGAGGTTGCAGGAGTAGAAGCCCATAAAACTTTGAAACTGAGAGACAGTGAGCTTACAAAACATGCGGCCATTCACATTGTACCTGCACATAGAATgtccataaaattttaaaagtcacagtATGGAGGCTTGTCTGATCCTAGTTTAATGATTCCTAAAATTTCAGTTGAATAATGAATTTATTCCTACATTTTCACCTATAGCAGTCTCTAATGAAGAAGGAACTCATCTTGAGTGAAGAAAGAGTTGACATAAAAGGCTTAACGAGTAGTTATCTACAGTCATGCATTGCACAATGATGGgaatattttcagagaaattcATTCAGAACAAATGAACCATTTTGAGTTGGATATCTCAAACTAGTTGCTAATTTTTccacataaaaaaatagaagaactGTATGCCATTGTGATTGTACTCCTCATGAGACACGAACCAGAGATTTTTGGATTAGAAAACACTACCATGAATTTATTGTGCTCCGTGGCTCGTGTAAcctgaaaaaagaatgaatatagaccctgaaaaaaaaagggGCTAGATCTGACTCTACCTCACAGACATTGAGACATTTTGTAGTGATTTGCTTCTTATTCTTGACAATATGAAGATTAGAGCGCATAATCATAAACTGCCAAGATGCATGCTTTGTTTGATGGCAGGAAAAGATTGAATTATTTCTCGGGAAGGAAGATCAGGAAAAGAATAAGCTGCTGCAATTGTAAATGTCATTACTTATGGAGAGCCAGAGAAAAGTGTTCAAAGTGGTCATGAAAGCCAATGTACCAATTAAGTAAAGATCTTGAGGTGAAGAAGTAAATGGAGACTAAATGACTGGGAAGCATGAGAAGCAGGCCATGTGCACTTAGGAAACACTGAGCAAAGCAGTTCCATCAGTTGTTTATTCTTGCCTCAGTCTTAAACATTAAAGGATTcaattgtaaattcttttttaaactgttatggtataaaattaattaatgtaaaaatGTGTGTCTTTACCATGTACAACATATTTTGAATTATGTAAACATTGTGGATTGGCTAAACAGaactaattaacatatgtgtTATCTCAcattatgtatctttttttgtggTAGAAAACAAAATCTACTCTGTTAGCTATTTTTAAGAGtataatacattgttgttaactataatcaccacTTATTTCTCCTATCAAACTGAaatttcatatcctttgaccaaaATCTCTCTGACTCACTCCCCATCCCCTACCCAGCCCCAGGTAACCACCATTGTACTCTCTGATGCTGTGAGTTCAACCTTTcaaaattccacatataagtgagattatgtggtatttgtctttttgtctctGGCTTATTGGggttaacataatatcctccacgtttatccatgttgttgcaaatgactgaatttccttcatttttgaaggctgaatagtgttctattgtgtacatatatgccacattttctttatccattcttatGTAGAGAgacacttagtttgattccaaatcttggctgttgtaaataatacttcaatgaacatgggagtacagacatTTCTTTGGCAGGTTGATATAATTATAAATCCTGTGAGAGACTGTTTCCTTGGACCACAAAATGTGCCTCACATTATTTTCTGGGGAAGTGACAAAAACTTCTCTGCTCTGTATTTCACAGTTACGGGATATTTACCTGATGTTGGGGTGACAAGGACAGAGTTGGAGAGGATGTCAGGACATTATTCCTCTTTGATGCTGTATATTAACTTCTCCATTATTCCcactgaggtgaatgcacaaagACTACAGATAAATTCAAGCCTATTTTTGCTTAAGTTCTCTGGTGATACATTCAAATTGCAAAGAGGTAGAGGCCATGCAAAACCATGTTTTATGGTGTGCTGTGTCACTGTGGCTCTCATTCCGCATTTGCACTGTATGAGAGGACATGGCCTCATTGCTCTGACCTGTTGGAAGACCCTCATTGTCATTCCACAGGTGAGCCCTTAGaatcctcttctttcttctttgttacaACCATCTTCCTCTAACCTATGACCTCCAGACCATGGGTTACATAATAAGGTGTCCCTCTATTAGCTTGGCAACAAATGACACCATAATCAATTGTTCCTTCCCAacacctggattttttttctctgatataaGTGGTGAAGGTGGGAAGGACATTTCATCCTTCCACATGGGCCAGTTTTCCCCCATGACCTACAGTCTCCTTTGGTACTGCCTTATCCTTAAACGTTTTTCCTCTTGGATCTTTTTCCTGACCAAACTCTTACTGATTGAGttgtatttgcttatttatttaggCCCCTCCTAGTGTAGCTGTGCATATTTATCTAGTCATTTCTATGTTATTTATCTAGTTATTTTTAGTATGACCTGAAACAAAATATCTGCTCTTTGAGTTGTTTTTCTATTACCAGTAGGAAAAGCCTGAGCTTATCCTTCCCTACCTTCTTGCCTAGTGCCCAAGGCATGTATTTACAGCAAACATAACAAGGTTAAAGGAGTAATTTTTGCTTTCTGTAAAAGAGTTTTTGGTACTTATACAAAATGAATCAATGAACTAACTTTAATGAGAATTTACTCAACCCTGAGTTTAATATCTTTTGTACTGTCCTCAGTTCTGTTAAATTGATCTAACTCAGGATTCCCCTTTTTGATGCATATGGTGGCCTTGCTGAGAGTCATATTGAATATTAAAAAACCCTGGGCTGGATACTTGAGAAAGTAAATTCTGAACTTCTTCataatgaaaaattacaaaattttttatAGATATCTTGCCTGCATTGTGCAGAGAACTAGGGGAGGGTAACAAAAAGGTCTCAAGTGTATTAATGAAGCTAAATATGTTTGTGATCAAAGTCAACCCTACAGCCAGAATTGATGCTGGAAATAGAACTAGTGTTGAAGTGAGAGCTAGAGCTGAAAAGAATATTGTGACTTGTGCTACTACTTGTCATAATGTAATGGAGAGGACCCAGTGAAATAACTAGTATAACTACCTGCTGAGAGAATGGACTATATTATAATTATACCAGAAAGAGAATCATATGCAGTTTTTTTAGACTCCTTAAATCAGAAAAATTACCACTTCAGCTGGACATTTCCCCAAGGTCTATGAGTCTTTTCATTGCCTAATCAAAATCTCTCTTGCTGAAGTTTAACATAATATACCTAATAGGTGAAATCAGGACTGCAAAGCCGGAttttctgggtccaaattctggCTGTTTCACTTATTAACTGGGTGTTCCAGTTCTGCAagttgtctgttttatttttaacagaatttttagacaatattaaatgttttattttattttaatggtattttaaaacaactttaaaggGTGGGTACAAAAAGCAAATTAATAGATACATGTAAATTACTTGTAACACTCCCTGGCACGTATACATGTATTGAGGACTTTGTCAgtgcttatatttttattgcacattttttttccaggtgAAAGAAATCAACATTTCATTCCCAAGTTCTCATATAATATCACCTTTAAGTAAACACTATCTTTTATTAAAAGGTCAAATCTTAACAAGTCTGAGGAGAATGGCTCCGTAATTCTTGGAGACTGTTTACCTTCCCTTGGTAGCAATTCCATTAAATGGAACATATGCCACCTCTTTGGCAGACAAGAGCTGAAAGAACGAACTTCCTGTGGAATACAATACAAGGATTTTGTTAACAGTCAAATAAGAAGCTCTTGAATCAAATAgaacagaaagaaagggagaaatttatgagaatttgaaaatataaaagaaaagtgAGACATTTTTGGAAGGGCAGAGAAAaagaccgtgtgtgtgtgtgtgtgtgtgtgtgtgcatggtgtgtcCATATGTTCAATTATTAGGTTACTAGTCTATAACACTGTTTTTTCCCTTGAGAATAGTTTCCTAAATATATGATGAATTTCCAGCATGGCCTAATTTTGTGGAGCATATTCATACACAGAGAAAAACTCCACTTCAGCGTTTGTTTTATTTGCTCAAGGTCTTATTCTCTGAAATAGGAATGCAGGATATTGGTGTGGCATTCCTATGTTACAAATCCATCCTGGCCAGCGGGTCATCATTTCCTCTGTTCCATTTGGTCCATGACTCCCTTATGTCACAGGAAGGTAATGTTTGAAATGCATCACCTTGATGGCGCACTCCGTCACCCTGCAGCAAAACTTTTCACTCATGAGATAGCACTTAATTCATAtgttctttccaatccatttaaac from Pongo abelii isolate AG06213 chromosome 11, NHGRI_mPonAbe1-v2.0_pri, whole genome shotgun sequence carries:
- the LOC100456915 gene encoding LOW QUALITY PROTEIN: adenosylhomocysteinase-like (The sequence of the model RefSeq protein was modified relative to this genomic sequence to represent the inferred CDS: inserted 1 base in 1 codon; substituted 1 base at 1 genomic stop codon) codes for the protein MSDKLPYKVAAXGCKALDIAENKMPGLMRMWEWYSASKPLNGARIPGCLHRAVETTVLMSLIALGAEVQWSSCNIFSTQDHAAAAIAKAGIPASTAFQCCHCQGWHAWKGETDEEYLWRIEQTMYFKDGPLNMILEDRGDLNNLIHTEYPQLLPSFRGISEETTIGVHNLYKMMANGILKVPAIEVNDSATKSKFDNLYGCXEPLIDGIKQATDVMIASKVVVAAGYGDVGNSCAQALRGFRASIIITKIDPIKSLQAAMEGYEMTTMDEACQEGHVFVTTTGCVDIILGQHFEEMKDDAIVCNTGYFDVEMDVKWLNKNTVEKVNIKLQVNPYRLKNGRCTILLAEGWLVNLACAIGHPSFVMSNSFTSQVIAQIQLWTHPDKYPVRVHFLPKKLDESVAEAHLGELDMKLTKLTEKQAQYLGMSCYCPFKPDHYHYWEPGLRFTFQPLSMPRPRLSSLRANGTNFVIGLSVSPINSLGPVTQFLASAAALILFQEWQRELRGPSSSQGGDGSPSHREP